A region from the Sutcliffiella horikoshii genome encodes:
- a CDS encoding response regulator transcription factor codes for MCRVLIIEDEKNLARFIELELQYEGFNVATSYDGREGLDLALKEDWDIILLDLMLPGLSGMEVCRRIRAAKETPIIMLTARDSVMDKVSGLDSGADDYMSKPFAIEELLARIRALFRRMEGKKEEENNILFFRELKVDLDARTVTRAEEQIELTKREFDLLVVFMTNINRVLTREILLDKVWELGSYAETNVVDVYVRYLRNKIDKPSEESYIQTVRGTGYVMRK; via the coding sequence AGAATCTTGCTCGCTTTATTGAGCTAGAGTTACAATATGAAGGTTTTAATGTTGCCACATCCTATGATGGGCGAGAAGGACTGGATCTTGCATTAAAAGAAGATTGGGATATTATCTTGCTAGATCTGATGCTCCCTGGATTAAGTGGGATGGAGGTTTGCCGAAGAATACGTGCAGCCAAAGAAACTCCCATCATAATGCTGACTGCAAGGGACAGTGTAATGGACAAGGTGTCAGGACTTGATAGCGGCGCAGATGATTATATGTCCAAACCATTTGCAATTGAGGAGCTTTTGGCAAGAATTCGTGCGCTTTTCCGCCGTATGGAAGGAAAGAAGGAAGAGGAGAATAATATCCTGTTCTTTAGGGAACTGAAAGTAGATCTAGATGCAAGAACCGTTACGAGGGCGGAAGAACAGATTGAATTGACAAAGAGGGAATTTGACCTGCTTGTGGTTTTCATGACCAATATTAACAGGGTACTGACAAGGGAAATTTTGCTAGATAAAGTATGGGAGCTTGGTTCCTATGCCGAAACAAATGTTGTCGATGTTTATGTCCGTTATTTGCGCAATAAGATTGATAAACCAAGTGAAGAAAGCTATATCCAAACCGTGCGAGGGACAGGTTACGTGATGAGAAAATGA